One stretch of Deltaproteobacteria bacterium DNA includes these proteins:
- a CDS encoding efflux RND transporter periplasmic adaptor subunit has translation MKKRILLAVLGVAIVIAVLAGVKTLQIRAMIDQGKKTALPPETVTTAAVRSESWDASLSAVGSLAAVQGVTVAAELSAKVVEIAFEPGASAKRGDLLIRQDTSVEEAELPGAEAQVALARSVLARDEELLKEKIVSQADYETAVAVHRQAVARAESLRATIARKSIRAPFDGRLGIRQVNLGQFLREGEPVVTLTSLDPIYVNFALPQQELSRLRVGLPVRVTSDALPGRPIDGRITTVNPRVDADTRNVQLQATVSNPSAALRPGMFVNASVGLPVRNKVLAVPATSVLYAPFGDSVFVVVPDPKGSGAGTLRQQFVRLGERRGDFVAVTEGLKEGETVVSTGVFKLRNGQPVAVDNRLSPEFRLAPSPRNE, from the coding sequence ATGAAAAAACGCATCCTGCTCGCCGTCCTCGGCGTGGCGATCGTCATCGCCGTCCTCGCGGGAGTCAAGACCCTGCAGATCCGGGCGATGATCGACCAGGGAAAGAAAACCGCCCTTCCGCCGGAGACGGTGACCACCGCCGCGGTCCGCTCCGAATCGTGGGATGCCTCCCTGTCGGCGGTCGGCTCGCTGGCGGCGGTCCAGGGGGTCACCGTGGCCGCCGAGTTGTCCGCGAAGGTCGTGGAGATCGCCTTCGAGCCGGGGGCGAGCGCGAAGCGGGGGGATCTGCTGATCCGCCAGGACACGAGCGTGGAGGAGGCGGAGCTCCCCGGGGCCGAGGCCCAGGTCGCGCTCGCCCGATCCGTCCTCGCGCGGGACGAGGAGCTGCTGAAGGAGAAGATCGTATCCCAGGCGGACTACGAGACCGCCGTCGCCGTCCATCGCCAGGCGGTCGCCCGGGCGGAATCCCTCCGCGCGACCATCGCCCGCAAGTCGATCCGCGCGCCGTTCGACGGCCGCCTCGGGATCCGGCAGGTGAACCTGGGGCAGTTCCTCCGGGAGGGGGAGCCGGTCGTGACGCTGACATCGCTGGACCCGATCTACGTAAACTTCGCCCTCCCCCAGCAGGAGCTGTCCCGGCTGCGCGTCGGCCTTCCGGTGCGGGTCACGAGCGACGCGCTGCCCGGACGGCCGATCGACGGCCGAATCACGACCGTTAACCCGCGGGTGGACGCCGACACCCGCAACGTCCAGCTGCAGGCGACGGTCTCGAATCCGTCGGCTGCGCTCCGCCCCGGGATGTTCGTCAACGCGTCGGTCGGCCTCCCGGTCCGAAACAAGGTGCTGGCCGTCCCGGCCACATCCGTGCTCTACGCCCCGTTCGGCGACTCGGTCTTCGTCGTCGTTCCCGACCCGAAGGGATCGGGCGCCGGGACGCTCCGCCAGCAGTTCGTGCGGCTCGGCGAGCGGCGCGGCGACTTCGTCGCCGTCACGGAGGGGCTGAAAGAGGGAGAGACCGTCGTCAGCACCGGCGTTTTCAAGCTGCGCAACGGCCAGCCGGTGGCGGTCGACAACCGGCTCTCACCGGAATTCCGTCTCGCCCCCAGCCCCAGGAACGAGTGA